One genomic window of Panicum hallii strain FIL2 chromosome 6, PHallii_v3.1, whole genome shotgun sequence includes the following:
- the LOC112896275 gene encoding histone-lysine N-methyltransferase ASHR3-like — MCTVCLLKQNCMIGSEDLSSSMICWSIWPSTSEDAGPTNDIKEAFRRLPLPYTNQEFNINPISTQDLENERDPPPYVHIKRNVFIVKNKCDSDAIETGCANCDHDSTCERCPCRCSLVSCSQACHCSVKCSNKPFRREKMIEIIKTQQCGWGAISLETIEKDDFVIEFVGEVIDDAMCDDRLQDMRQRRDQNFYMCKVSKDFVIDATFRGNACRFLNHSCQPNCRLEKWQVKGKTRLGVFASEAIKVGMPLTYNYRFSTSFGPEKECLCGAPNCRGKL; from the exons ATGTGTACTGTATGTTTACTGAAGCAGAACTGTATGATTGGTTCTGAAGATCTTTCAAGCTCAATGATTTGTTGGAGTATTTGGCCATCAACAAGTGAG GATGCTGGCCCTACAAATGACATTAAG GAAGCCTTCCGGCGTTTACCACTCCCATACACTAACCAAGAGTTCAATATTAACCCTATTAGTACACAGGATTTGGAAAATGAGAGGGATCCACCTCCGTATGTACATATAAAGCGCA ATGTTTTTATTGTCAAGAATAAATGTGACAGTGATGCAATTGAAACTGGATGTGCCAACTGTGACCATGACTCGACCTGTGAAAGATGCCCCTGCAG ATGTTCATTGGTCAGCTGCTCTCAGGCTTGTCATTGCTCAGTTAAATGCTCCAACAAACCATTTCGCAGAGAGAAAATGATTGAGATCATTAAG ACGCAGCAATGCGGATGGGGTGCTATTTCTCTGGAAACCATTGAGAAAGATGATTTTGTGATAGAGTTTGTTGGAGAAG TCATAGATGATGCAATGTGTGACGATAGGCTCCAGGACATGAGGCAGCGCAGAGATCAGAATTTCTACATGTGCAAAGTCAGCAAAGACTTTGTAATTGATGCAACGTTTAGAGGAAATGCTTGTCGCTTTCTTAACCACAGCTGCCAACCTAACTGTCGGCTGGAGAAATG GCAAGTAAAAGGCAAGACAAGATTGGGTGTGTTTGCTTCAGAGGCTATTAAAGTAGGAATGCCCTTGACTTACAACTACAG ATTCTCCACTTCTTTTGGTCCCGAGAAAGAATGTCTCTGCGGGGCTCCAAACTGTCGAGGGAAATTGTGA